The following nucleotide sequence is from Paenibacillus andongensis.
CGTGGGCGTGTTGTTAAGCATCGCAGCGCTTGTCCTGCTCATTGTGCAGGCTTCCTTACATGGCACTGTTTGGCACATTGTCAGTTTTAGCATTTTTGGTGCAGCATTAGTCATACTTTATACCTGTTCAACGCTGCTTCACAGTGTGAGCCATCCGCGATTGAAGGATGTGTTTGAGCTTCTTGATCACTCCGCCATTTATTTGTTAATTGCTGGCAGCTATACACCTTATTTACTCGTCACCTTACGAGGTCCCTTGGGTTGGAGCTTCTTTGGCGTGATTTGGGGCTTAGCCTTTGTCGGGATCGTCTTGAAAATATTCTACGTGAAACGATTCATCTTGGTTTCAACCCTTTGTTACATACTCATGGGTTGGTTGATCGTTTTCGCATTTAAGCCACTGTACATGAACCTACCGTTAGGCGGTATCGTGTGGCTCGTCGTAGGCGGACTATTTTATACGTTTGGTTCCATTTTCTATGTATGGCGGCGCATCCCTTATCACCATGCCATTTGGCACATTTTCGTTCTCGCTGGTAGCGCCTGTCATTTCTTCTCTATATTCGAGTATGTGATACTGGCTTAATCATTGGATTAATTGCTGAAGGTGTTGGAGAGAAACCGCATTCTCCACTTGACGCGCCAGTTCTTCATAACCAATTTCATTTGGGTGGATGGCATCCTCAGACAAATAACGACTATCTTCGCCTACGAAAGCATCATACACTTGAACCACAAGAATATGAGGCTGCTCTAATTTGCGCAGAAATAAATTAAAACGCTGTACCCAATAAGCGGCATCCGGCACCTGCGGCAGAGGATTGTAGAGCCCGACTAAAACGATTAAGAAAGGCTCCTCAATCCCTTTCCGCAGCGCCTCAATTTCTCCGATCATTTTCTTATAGTTGGATTCATACGTTTGAAGAGCAGATTTTAAGTAAGCAGGATCTCCCTGATAAAAGAAAGGAATTGCCGCCTGGATTAAGTCATTGCCACCAGCTGTAATCGTGATGAGATTCGCTTCTCTTATATCTTTTTGGATTTCCGGATCTAACTCAAGTGTTTGAAGCAATTGACTAGTTGTAGCACCATTCTTGCCTGCAGGCTTTAAGTGAATAGGAACCTTCAGCAATTGCTCCAACTTTTGCCGATAGATAGATACGAATCCGTGACCTTCCGGAGCTCCAAAACCAACCGTTAATGAATCTCCAAATGCCAAATAATTGATCGTCTTTTCCATTGCTATCCTCTCCCTAAAGCCTGACGTATAATACTATATGCGCCAGCGCCCAGTTTGGGAAGGGACATTCTAACCAGTTCTTTGGTCGTTTTTTTATACGTTTACATGCTGCTTAACATAATTTTCGATTTGTGCTTTCTCCGAGAATGTAAATTGAAATTCACAATCACAGCCCTCGTCATGAAGGACAATTTGAACAATTTCTCCATCGAGATTACAGATAACGAGTATAGAAGGATCGATTAAATCCTCCGGAAACTCCTCGCCAACCTCCTTATGAATACTTAAGAAAATGTCCCGCCATTGCCCTCTTACCTCTGATTCCGTGAAAGATAATGTAAATCGGTGTTCTTCGTGTTCGGCTCCATATTTCATCATCTGAGAATCCCCCTAATTATTTCGCAAAAAATCTATTTGGTAAGATTTCGTATATTAACTCTTTTTGTTCATTAATTGTAACCCAGTGTGCTGTAAAGTGGTAGTTCGCCTTCCTTTATACTACAATGGAGCTAAGAACCATTCAATAAAGGAGCCTTCCATTTATGAAAACAACCATTACGCAAACCATTGATAACCATTCGGACAGATTCAAAGCCATATCCAGCTTTATAGGAGCAAACCCAGAACTTGGGCATGAAGAATTTAAAGCTTCGGATCGCTTAACGGAGGAATTGACCCATCATGGCTTCCACGTTGAACGCGGTGTCTTAGATATTGCAACCTCTTTTATCGCTACCTATGATTCTGGTAAAGCGGGCCCTGTCGTAGCCTTCCTAGCTGAATATGACGCCTTGCCCGACCTGGGTCACGCTTGCGGTCACCATCTCATCTGTATGATGAGTATTGGTGCCGCCATCGGTCTTAAGTCGGTCATCGATGAAACAGGCGGCAGCATCCGTGTATATGGAACACCTGCCGAGGAAACGAAGGGTGCCAAAGTGCCAATGGCCGCGGCTGGACTATTCAAAGATGTGGATATCGCACTGATGGCGCACCCTTACTATACGTATGAGAAGTCAGGCGAATCGCTAGCTATGGACGCTATCCAGTACGAATTCTTTGGTCGCTCTGCTCATGCAGCTGCTCAACCTTATGAAGGCGTCAACGCACTTGATGCTGTGCTTCAACTGTTCAATTCCATAAATGCACTGCGCCAACAAACCAAGTCTGATGCGCGTATTCACGGCATCATTAGCGAAGGCGGCAAAGCTCCAAATATTATCCCTGACTATGCTGTCGCTCAGTTCTATGTCCGCTCAGCATCCCGCACATATACGAACGAGCTCGTGCAAAAAGTACTTCACTGCGCTGAGGGCGCTGCTCTGCAAACCGGCTGTACATTGAAAACTTCCTTTTACGAGTATTCGTATGACGAACTTCGAACCAATGAGACACTTTCAGCCGTCTTCACTGATCAGTTATTAGCAATGGGAATTGATCCGAAAGAGATCGAAGTTGGCAAGGATCATGGTTCCCTCGACCTAGGCAACGTGTCTACCCAATGCCCGACGATTCACCCATTCGTCAAAGTTGTAGACGAGAGACATATGCTGCACACCAAGGAATTCCGTGATCTGGCGCTGCAGGAACCCGCGCTTAATGCTATGATTTTCACGGCAAAACTTCTGGCTTTCACAGCATACGAAGTGCTCACTAGCCCAGAGCTGTTAAGTAAAATCAAAGCGGAATTCGCTGCAGCGAAGAAATAACCATCTCCCCATACGAAAGACCAGCCGCATGCAACAGAGCTCCTGCTCTGTTGATGTGGCTGTTTCATTTGCGGATTATTTGATTCGTCTGTTTACGCCGAAACGCTTGCAGAAGAAGCCTGGTGGCTAATCTCCGCCTTCACTTTACGATCTTCTAATTGAGCTAGAATCGAATAGAACATGATCATGCCAACGAATCCGCTTAACGCGATAAGAGATGCCATCATCCACGAGGATATCAATCCGCCTAGCATGACACCGAAACCTCCTAAGAGCATGGCCCCTTTATACACCATTCCGAATAATGCCATATACGAGCTTCTTGCATGATCAGGCGCAATATTGCCCAGATAGGCTTGTTTAATCGGTACATACATAAGCTCTCCAACCGTTGCAATGAACATCGAGATGAGCAGCAGCCAGGGGTGATTGCTATAAGCAAGGTAGCTGTAACCCAATATGTAACAGGTGTACCCAACGAACAGTACTTTGCTATCGGAGAACTTGCGCATCATAACCCCCATAAGGACGGAGAGAACAACGACAAGCACCGTGTTTTCAGTGCGGATAAATCCTAACATTTTCAACCCGTCAATATGCCAAGATTGTTCATTCCATGGGAAGAATGGCATATTCACCATCTCCCTTTCCAGCCTTACACCCACATAATTACCAAGATGAAACTCAACCGAGACAAGCAGCAGAGAAGCTAGTGTGAAGATCATGAAGGTTTTATCACGTAGTACCATTCGATAATTGGCCCACATCGACGGACTTCCTTTTCGGCTACTATTACTCTCTCTAGCAGCTTGTGGTTGATACACTTCATCAATAAAGAAATAAGTTACGAGCAGAGTGACTAAGCCAATAACGGACAAGCCAATGAACAGCTCAAACAGATATGATTTGAATAAGAAAGCGCCTGCAAGCCCAGCTATTGCAAAAGATAAATTGTTCATCCAATACATGATGGCGTACATAAATTTTCGTATATCCGGAGCAGTTACATCGAGCAGCATGGCTTCATTGGCAGGACCATGAATGCCCCAGAACATACTAACAAAAATCATCAAAACAAAGGTCATCCCCGGAGATTCAAGCCAAGCCGAATTAGCCATCGCCATTCCAACGAAACAGAGCATCCAACCTATTTCTGCTGTCAGCATCAGCTTTTTGCGCCCAATTCGATCCGCATAGTAGCCGCCTATTATCCCCGCGATGACTCCTGCAAGAATACCAAGAATTACGACTAGTCCAGCACTTGTATCTCCTAATTTTCCGGAAAAATAAATCGACATGAAGGGAAGCACCATATTATTGGCTGTTCCCGATAAGAAGGATAGCCCAATTCTTAGTTTGACATTACGATGAAAATCACGAAATCTCACAATATACCTCCGCGTAAGCAAGCTTTTGACAGTCGTTATTATTCAACCTACGTTCAATAAATTACGAAAAAAAATTACTGCTTTTCATTACTGCGCAAAAACATGCCCACGCCAACTAACAGCAAACACCCGGCTAGCAGTTGAACGGTTGTGATCGTTTCTCCAAGTAAGAAATAAGCTAATAAAGTGGCACCCAGCGGTTCCCCTAAGACGGTCATTGAAACGGAAGAAGCCTTCATATATTTAAGCAGCCAATTAAATACGTAATGACCAAAAACCGTAGGAACAATAGCTAAAAGTAAGAATATTCCCCACTCTTTCGCTGGGTAAGCAGTAAAGGACACGCCTGTGAACACGTTCGTGACAGCAAGTACCAGACCCGCGAATAAGAAAACGAAAAAACTATAAACAAAAGCCGATATATGTTCTCTTAAGCTTTTGCCTAAGAGCATATGTAAGGCTACAGCAAGCGTACCGACCAGTGATAACAAATCCCCTTTAAGCGCTGTACCGGAAAATTGGAAATCCCCCCACCCAATGCAAATGGCACCCACAATAGCCATACACATGGAGATCAAGGCCGTCCGACTAGTCCGATGTCCATAAAGAAGAAACGCTCCGAGCAGCACAAAAATGGGCTCTAACGTTAGAATAGCCGTCGAACTCGCTACTGTCGTAAAATGAAGGGAATCCATCCAAAATAAGAAATGCAAACCAAGCGATATACCGGATATGGCTGTTCTCAGCCAATCTCTTAGTCGAATTCTAGCAATCTCTTTCCTATAATTCCACAGAAAAGGCAGCATCAAGGCATTCGTCATGAGAAGCCGGTACATCGCGATGACAGAAGCAGGCGCATCTGACCAGCGAACAAAAATCGCTGAGAATGAAATGGCAATAATGCCGATTAAAAGAAATATGGAGATAGGTACTTTCGTTTTATTCATAGCATTCATGATGTGTAACTCCTCAAGAAGTTGATATCTTATCGCTGCCAAATAAGTATATAGGAGGAAGAACGGCTTGCCAATCATTTTTAAACTTCGTTCAATTAATTGTAAAATGTATACAACGGAAAAAATAAAAAAAACCTTAGTAACGCCTATTTTTATTTAGGCAGTTACCAAGGGCTTCTTTGGCATTGGATTATAGGATTAATCTAAAACAGCTGTGATATGTTTGTTTGTAACAGACCAGTGAGATGTATTCCAGATGGATTCTTTATCTTTAAAATAAAGGATTTGCGGGGACGCATGTTTGATTCCTAGATCCTCAGCAATTTGATTCGAAACCGGACGGGATTCGATAACTTTCACTAAGAAATAATCCACATCCGCATTTGGTTTACCAGACAGATATTCCTCATATTCATCAAGTGCGCTTGCACTTACCGGACATGTTGTGCTGTGCTTTAGAACGACAGCGGGTTTCTCGGAGGAGCGATTCAGTACTTCCTGCCACTCTTCTACTGTAGTTAATTCTTTCCAT
It contains:
- the trhA gene encoding PAQR family membrane homeostasis protein TrhA; its protein translation is MDYSVREEKANAISHGVGVLLSIAALVLLIVQASLHGTVWHIVSFSIFGAALVILYTCSTLLHSVSHPRLKDVFELLDHSAIYLLIAGSYTPYLLVTLRGPLGWSFFGVIWGLAFVGIVLKIFYVKRFILVSTLCYILMGWLIVFAFKPLYMNLPLGGIVWLVVGGLFYTFGSIFYVWRRIPYHHAIWHIFVLAGSACHFFSIFEYVILA
- a CDS encoding GDSL-type esterase/lipase family protein, producing the protein MEKTINYLAFGDSLTVGFGAPEGHGFVSIYRQKLEQLLKVPIHLKPAGKNGATTSQLLQTLELDPEIQKDIREANLITITAGGNDLIQAAIPFFYQGDPAYLKSALQTYESNYKKMIGEIEALRKGIEEPFLIVLVGLYNPLPQVPDAAYWVQRFNLFLRKLEQPHILVVQVYDAFVGEDSRYLSEDAIHPNEIGYEELARQVENAVSLQHLQQLIQ
- a CDS encoding M20 family metallopeptidase; translated protein: MKTTITQTIDNHSDRFKAISSFIGANPELGHEEFKASDRLTEELTHHGFHVERGVLDIATSFIATYDSGKAGPVVAFLAEYDALPDLGHACGHHLICMMSIGAAIGLKSVIDETGGSIRVYGTPAEETKGAKVPMAAAGLFKDVDIALMAHPYYTYEKSGESLAMDAIQYEFFGRSAHAAAQPYEGVNALDAVLQLFNSINALRQQTKSDARIHGIISEGGKAPNIIPDYAVAQFYVRSASRTYTNELVQKVLHCAEGAALQTGCTLKTSFYEYSYDELRTNETLSAVFTDQLLAMGIDPKEIEVGKDHGSLDLGNVSTQCPTIHPFVKVVDERHMLHTKEFRDLALQEPALNAMIFTAKLLAFTAYEVLTSPELLSKIKAEFAAAKK
- a CDS encoding MFS transporter, whose product is MRFRDFHRNVKLRIGLSFLSGTANNMVLPFMSIYFSGKLGDTSAGLVVILGILAGVIAGIIGGYYADRIGRKKLMLTAEIGWMLCFVGMAMANSAWLESPGMTFVLMIFVSMFWGIHGPANEAMLLDVTAPDIRKFMYAIMYWMNNLSFAIAGLAGAFLFKSYLFELFIGLSVIGLVTLLVTYFFIDEVYQPQAARESNSSRKGSPSMWANYRMVLRDKTFMIFTLASLLLVSVEFHLGNYVGVRLEREMVNMPFFPWNEQSWHIDGLKMLGFIRTENTVLVVVLSVLMGVMMRKFSDSKVLFVGYTCYILGYSYLAYSNHPWLLLISMFIATVGELMYVPIKQAYLGNIAPDHARSSYMALFGMVYKGAMLLGGFGVMLGGLISSWMMASLIALSGFVGMIMFYSILAQLEDRKVKAEISHQASSASVSA
- a CDS encoding DMT family transporter, with translation MNAMNKTKVPISIFLLIGIIAISFSAIFVRWSDAPASVIAMYRLLMTNALMLPFLWNYRKEIARIRLRDWLRTAISGISLGLHFLFWMDSLHFTTVASSTAILTLEPIFVLLGAFLLYGHRTSRTALISMCMAIVGAICIGWGDFQFSGTALKGDLLSLVGTLAVALHMLLGKSLREHISAFVYSFFVFLFAGLVLAVTNVFTGVSFTAYPAKEWGIFLLLAIVPTVFGHYVFNWLLKYMKASSVSMTVLGEPLGATLLAYFLLGETITTVQLLAGCLLLVGVGMFLRSNEKQ
- the ytxJ gene encoding bacillithiol system redox-active protein YtxJ, which codes for MSAWKELTTVEEWQEVLNRSSEKPAVVLKHSTTCPVSASALDEYEEYLSGKPNADVDYFLVKVIESRPVSNQIAEDLGIKHASPQILYFKDKESIWNTSHWSVTNKHITAVLD